CCTTTCATGATGTATCGATATCTGGTGGTAAGACAAATGCGCGTGATAGCTGTGGTGGTTAAATCGAATGAAATGGTAAATAAATACTCGAGTGGAGGTCAGCtagcaacaagaacaaagcAAGGCTCAAATAATTAACGGCCGGGCTTCAAATTAGAAACAAATTAAGCAAAACGTCCAATATCGACCGAGTTGGATTAATGGCAGTAAAGAGAAAGCCGCACGAAGAAGTAGCGAGCGAGATTTTGATAGAAGAGAAACAAGGAATTCCTACGGAGTGGGACATGACaggggagggaggggaggaagGGCCTTCATAGCCAGCGACGCTACAACTAACTTGGGAGTTGGACACAGGGTCCCGAAACGGGAGGGTCGTTGAGCTCCAGGAATAATAGAGCACTAGCAGCATCTTTCAGTAGGAGGGCCACGCGTCTCGATATTTTGACTTGTTTCAGCACCCTGACAAAGGTTGCGCGCTCGGGAGCTACGTCTGACAAATTGATGTCAGGATAAATTTCATTTATATTGGCACCACACTCCCTTGTGCTAGTTCAAATCCCTGTCACCGCTTGTCAATACTCAGGTAAATACGGGTGACTAATAGATGGCCGACTGGGATCCGTCGTCGTAAATACGAAGTTATAAAGGCTGGTACAGTACCTCGCCGTGTGGTTATGACGAAAGCCCCTCGGAGGGGGGCCGAGAAAAGgctccccccccccccccaaacACTAAGGCTCAAATGATAGACAATAGACAAGCAACTGGTCTGTGTGCTAACCTAGCAATCGCCTACGATGCGGAAAACCAACGTGGCGATCCTTTGGCCATTGTTTGGGTCATTTAACTTTTCCTGACCCCAAGTTACACACAGTGGACAGAATTATCCACGATACAGTGCATGTCACTTAGGGAGTATCCATATGCAGCGGACTCATGCCGTCGACCCCCAGGTTCTCGAATTCGGCCTTGCTCTGCGTGGACCCACGAAATCCCACGGTAGACTCATAAAATGAACAAGTCTTTGAGAAAGTCTGTCTGTGCTACACCTGGTGTATTTTGCGGGACGGTGAGATGTATAAATCTAGCTTCCAGCCCCCGTTAGACCTCCCATCATTATTGTAGCTATTCGCCAATTCACTATCATTTATtccttgttgttgtgttttgtCTTCGGGTTCACATTCATTCTTGACACTCATCATTTTCATAGCTACATTCCTTCTTGAAAACAAACCATACATTGACTAGGCTTCGTGTTTAACCAGCACTTCAGCCCCTCGAACGTACATCTCTGAGGCTAGTTCTGGAGACCAACAACAGTCGTTTTTACACAACTACAAGACAACAAAGCCAGTCAAAATGCATTTCGCTACTTCGGCTCTAGCCTTCGTTGcctctggtgctgctgccagCGCCGCCAGCGTCACCTTCTGGACTCTCGACCATGCCACCCGCACTGTCTACTTCACCCCCAGCTTTGGTTCCTCTAAGCTCGACTCCGTCGTCGTCAGCAACGCGGAGAAGAAGGTTGTCCATTTCCCCGACAACTGGACGGGCAATTTCTACGCCGTGCAAGAGGGCCAAAACAACGTTCCTGGTATGCTTGGCGaagtcaacttcaacgctTGGAACGGCCTGACCTACTTCGATGTCTCCGCTATCGTTAACCCCAGCGACCACAACAACGTCAAGCAGATGTGGCCTGCCAGTGCCGAGTCCCCAATGTCTGGCTGCGAGGTCTTCCCTTGCAACAACGCCTACTACCTTCCCAATGACGTCCAGACCAAGGCCACTAAGGAGAcccacatcatcaccagtctTGGCTCTGGTTCCACCGGCCTGAAATTCGCTGAGGCGCATTAAACGGATTTCTTATAAGCAATTGATATGCTGATCCAACTACTTTGCTCCGGGGTCGCTCGTAGTGGTCGCTGTTGTTGAATAACGCTGCCTCTGTCGACTGTAAAGCAAACTTGGAGTCAGGGTTGAAAGCCACTCCACTCA
This DNA window, taken from Pochonia chlamydosporia 170 chromosome Unknown PCv3seq00026, whole genome shotgun sequence, encodes the following:
- a CDS encoding DNase1 protein (similar to Metarhizium acridum CQMa 102 XP_007812317.1), with the protein product MHFATSALAFVASGAAASAASVTFWTLDHATRTVYFTPSFGSSKLDSVVVSNAEKKVVHFPDNWTGNFYAVQEGQNNVPGMLGEVNFNAWNGLTYFDVSAIVNPSDHNNVKQMWPASAESPMSGCEVFPCNNAYYLPNDVQTKATKETHIITSLGSGSTGLKFAEAH